The Merismopedia glauca CCAP 1448/3 sequence TTAATGTCGGAAACTAGAGGGTAGTTGATGTCGCCAATACCGCCTGCTTTGCGATCTGTTTGAATCCAAGCCAGGTGAGAAAACTCACTGTCTACAGAAACGCCTAAAACTTCAGTGTTGAGATCTTTGAATTGGTTGTAGCGATCGCTAAAGGCAATGATTTCAGTCGGACAGACAAAGGTAAAGTCTAGGGGATAGAAAAACAGTACCACGTACTTACCCCGATAATCTGACAGTTTTATCGTCTTGAATTCTTGATCGACTACAGCAGTAGCCATAAAATCAGGTGCGGTTTGTCCAACCTGCAAGCAGCCTTGGATAGGGGTAGACATGAACAGTTTCTCCTCAAGCTCTGGATTTATAGTTTTTAGCAACCATCATTGCAGCCTTTTCGACAATATCTTAACTGCAATAGGTATATTTATGCTTTAGTTTTGAGTATATCATAGTCATTATGATTTTGACTAACTGCTGGGTGGGGAGATTAAAGCGAATTTAAAGTAGAGACGTGATATATCACGTCTCTACTTTAGTAACCCAAAAACAACAATGGGTTCGATCTGGAGGCAGATCAAACCCAATTTACGTAATAAACTATAATTTTCCAACTAGATACTTAGGACAGAAACAAACAAAGCAAATTCAACTAAACAAACGTGTTGGTTACGACCACAGCCCACTTTACATCGAAACAGAGACGCATCTTTGACTAGATCCCTTAGTTTGGCTTTCACTCCAATCTTCTACGGAGC is a genomic window containing:
- a CDS encoding peroxiredoxin — protein: MSTPIQGCLQVGQTAPDFMATAVVDQEFKTIKLSDYRGKYVVLFFYPLDFTFVCPTEIIAFSDRYNQFKDLNTEVLGVSVDSEFSHLAWIQTDRKAGGIGDINYPLVSDIKKEIANAYNVLDPDAGVALRGLFIIDKEGTIQHATINNLGFGRSVDETLRVLQAIQYIQSHPDEVCPAGWQPGEKTMNPDPVKSKVYFASV